The window AAGGCGTACTAAAAAGAAAAAAAGAGCTTTCACATCTTCTTTTGATAAATTTCAACCCACCATTCTTTAAAATTTGGGTCTTCTTAACTTATTTTTAAAAATTACTAGCCTTGCAGTCTTATCCAATTGTAACATCTTCTTCGACATAACTATATTCTTTGTCCCCCGTTCCCTTAATCGAAACTAATAAGGTTGAAGAAATTCCTAACTGCCCAATAAACATGTTGGCAATTAATAATAATAAACTAAAGGCGCCTAAACCATAGGTTTGTAAAAAATTAAAGGCATTTAAGCCTGTTGTCCCAAAAGCACTACATACCACAAATAAAATGTTTAAATAATCTAAGGTTGGGTTTTCAATACTAATTCCTAGCACTGTTCCTCCAACCAGCATTACCGAAATAATAGTTACTACTAAGGCTCGTTTAACAGTTTCATTCGGGATTTTCCGCTTGAACGCATTGACACTATTATTATTCCGCATAATGGATCAAATGGTAATTAGCACAATCGCAAAGGTAGTTGTCCTAATTCCTCCGGCGGTTGAAGAAGGCGCCGATCCAATAAACATCATAATTGACATAATTGCTCGTGACCCGGGTAATAACTTTGTACAGTCAATTGTTGAAAAACCAGCATTGCGGGTTGACATAGTATTGAATAAAATATTCATGAACCCATTTCATTTAGTTGGTGCATCCCGTAAAATTGTTTCAATATAAACGGTATTTCCAAAAGCATCCATTGTTGTCATATTTAAATTAACATATTCCACTAACCATACTAAGAATACTCCGACAATGGATACTAACGAATAAGATATGAAGTTAATTTTGGTAAACAAACTAAATTTTACTTTTTCTTTGCGTTTTCAAGCCGCAATTTTTCTTTTAATATCATAGAAGGTTGGAAAACCAATTCCTCCCATTACAAATTCAATCATAAAAATAAATTGTAAAAAGTAATTAGTATTATAAGGCATTAAGGACGAATTTCCAACAATATCAAACCCCGCGTTGTTAATTGCCGAAATCGAGTGGAAAACTCCACTTCATAAACTTGCTCAGAACCGGTGGTATGTTACATTATCAATCATAAATTTTCCAGTTGTACTTCCTGGTGAAAAGTAAAAATTAAAAAACAGCAAAATTACAGCAATTACTTCAACAATAATTAAAAAGTAAAAACTACTTTTAATTAAATCTAACGTATGGCCAAAACTATTATTTCCCCGTTCACCCTGTACTAACATTCGGTCCTTAATTGAAATTTTACGACCTAATAAAACTAAGATCATAATTTTAAAGGTTAAAACCCCAAAACCACCAAACTGAATTAAAATAATAATAATTAATTGACCAAAAAAGGTATAATCTGCGGCAGTAACCGGGATAGTTAACCCCGTGTCAGAAAAGGCACTCGAAGCAGTAAACAACCCAATTAAGAAATTTCACCGAAAATCATATTGCCCCAACGGAGTTCCACTCCCATTGGTAATGTCCCGGGCCCCATTATATACCACCCCAGGAATACATAGTAAAAACCCTGAAATTAAAACTACTAAAACATAAATTAAAAATAGTTTCCCTGCTACTTTTGAAAAGGGAATAAAATGAATTCTCCTTTTTTTAATTGGTGCAGCGATATCGTCTTCATTGCGTTGATTTAAAAGTTCTTTTCTTTTTTTAAAAATATTTTTAAAAAAAGGCTGATAAACTCTCATAGACTATACCTCTATTCAAATATAATACTTACATTATACCAATATTCTCTATAAAGTTTCAAAGATTGCTTATAATTTTAAAAATAGTATAATTAAGCGTGATAAGGAGAGTAATAGGATGGCTCGTAAAAAAAGTTTTGCAATAATTGGATTAAGTAACTTCGGAAAAGCGGTTATTGATACCTTAGTTGCTAAAAAACAACATGTCATGGTGTTTGACGCTGACCAAGCAAAAGTTAATAACATGATTGCTAGTTACGAACAAATTGATGGCGTGGCCTTAGACTCAACCATTAAAGCTAATTTAATTGAACAAGGTCTAGACCAGTACGATAATGTTATTGTAACAATGGCCACCAATATTGAAGCTAGTGTTTTAACAATTATTAGTTTACAAGACATTGGGGTTAATAACATAATTGCTAAGTCAAAAGATTCTCGCCACGCGCGAATTTTAAAAGCCTTAGGAATTACTAATATTGTCCAACCTGATCTTATTGCCGGAAACATTATTGCTGCGAAAGCAATGTTTGATGTTGCAATTGAAATGCAAACAGTTGACGAAAACTATGCTTCAGTTGTGATTAAAGTAACCGAACCATCAATTAATGGTAGCTCATTGTTAGATTTACGGTTAATTAATAACAAAGATTACAACATTGTCCATATTAAAAGAAAAGGAAAAGTTATCTTGCCCGGGGATATTGACAGTTTAAAACTTGGTGACGAATTATTATTTATTGCTAAAATTAATGCAATTAATGATTTAACAACCAAATTACAAGCTGTTGAAGAACCAACCGAAGTAGATAAATAATTATCTTAAAAAAACTAGCCACCAATAAGTTATCTTACTGGTGGCTAGTTTTTTTATAATGAACTAAAGCATCCCGGAGCATTTTAGACTTATTTTCCACAATTAATAAATGAGGTT is drawn from Spiroplasma mirum ATCC 29335 and contains these coding sequences:
- a CDS encoding TrkH family potassium uptake protein; amino-acid sequence: MRVYQPFFKNIFKKRKELLNQRNEDDIAAPIKKRRIHFIPFSKVAGKLFLIYVLVVLISGFLLCIPGVVYNGARDITNGSGTPLGQYDFRWNFLIGLFTASSAFSDTGLTIPVTAADYTFFGQLIIIILIQFGGFGVLTFKIMILVLLGRKISIKDRMLVQGERGNNSFGHTLDLIKSSFYFLIIVEVIAVILLFFNFYFSPGSTTGKFMIDNVTYHRFWASLWSGVFHSISAINNAGFDIVGNSSLMPYNTNYFLQFIFMIEFVMGGIGFPTFYDIKRKIAAWKRKEKVKFSLFTKINFISYSLVSIVGVFLVWLVEYVNLNMTTMDAFGNTVYIETILRDAPTKWNGFMNILFNTMSTRNAGFSTIDCTKLLPGSRAIMSIMMFIGSAPSSTAGGIRTTTFAIVLITIWSIMRNNNSVNAFKRKIPNETVKRALVVTIISVMLVGGTVLGISIENPTLDYLNILFVVCSAFGTTGLNAFNFLQTYGLGAFSLLLLIANMFIGQLGISSTLLVSIKGTGDKEYSYVEEDVTIG
- a CDS encoding potassium channel family protein produces the protein MARKKSFAIIGLSNFGKAVIDTLVAKKQHVMVFDADQAKVNNMIASYEQIDGVALDSTIKANLIEQGLDQYDNVIVTMATNIEASVLTIISLQDIGVNNIIAKSKDSRHARILKALGITNIVQPDLIAGNIIAAKAMFDVAIEMQTVDENYASVVIKVTEPSINGSSLLDLRLINNKDYNIVHIKRKGKVILPGDIDSLKLGDELLFIAKINAINDLTTKLQAVEEPTEVDK